Part of the Streptomyces sp. WMMC500 genome is shown below.
CCGGCGTCTGCCCCGTGCGCGGCCACAGCAACGTCCAGGGCGACCGCACCATGGGCATCTTCGAACGGCCCGCACCCGCCTTCCTGGACGCCCTGGAGAAGGAGTTCGGGTTCGCCCCGCCCCGCCGCCACGGCTACGACGTCGTACGCGCCATCCGCGCGCTGCGCGACGGCGACGCCAAGGTCTTCTTCGCCCTCGGCGGCAACTTCGTCTCCGCCTCGCCCGACACCGAGGTCACCGAGGCCGCGATGCGCCGCGCCCGGCTGACCGTGCACGTCTCGACCAAGCTCAACCGCAGCCACGTCGTCACCGGCGCCCGCGCCCTCATCCTGCCCACCCTGGGCCGCACCGAGCGCGACCGGCAGCCGGGGCCCGACGGCCGCGGCCACGAGCAGTTCGTGACCGTCGAGGACTCCATGGGCGTCGTGCACGCCTCCCGCGGCCGGCTCGCGCCCGCGAGCGACGCGCTGCTGTCCGAGGTCGCGATCGTGTGCCGGCTCGCCCGCGCGGTGCTGGGGGCGGACAGCGCCACACCCTGGGAGGAGTTCGGCGGGGACTACGCACGCATCCGCGACCGCATCGCGCGCGTGGTGCCCGGCTTCGACGACTTCGACGCCCGCGTCCGCCGCCCCGGCGGCTTCACCCTCCCGCACGCCCCGCGCGACGAGCGCCGCTTCCCCACGAGCACCGGCAAGGCCAACTTCACCGCCGGCCCCGTGACGTACCCGCAGGTGCCCGAGGGGCGGCTGCTGCTGCAGACGCTGCGCAGCCACGACCAGTACAACACCACGATCTACGGCCTGGACGACCGCTACCGGGGCGTGCGCGGCGGCCGGCGTGTCGTCCTCGTCCACCCCGACGACGCCGCCGCCCTCGGACTCGCCGACGGGGCGTACGCGGACATCGTCGGCGAGTGGCACGACGGCGTCGAGCGGCGCGCGGACGGCTTCCGCGTCGTGCACTACCCGACGGCCCGCGGCTGCGCGGCCGCGTACTACCCGGAGACCAACGTGCTGGTGCCGCTGGACTCCACCGCGGACACGAGCAACACCCCCACGAGCAAGTCCCTGGTGGTCAGGCTGGAGAAGGCCGCGTCTACGGTGGAGCCCGACACGACGGCGTAAAGGACGGAGCCGGCGCCCATGGGCGAGCACACCACGACGAAGTTCCCCCAGGAGATCCTCGACGAGTTCGCCGGCGTCGGCGTCGACCTGGAGAAGCTCTTCTCCGCCGGCGCCCTCGGGCAGCGCATGGGCCTCAGGGTGCTGGAAGCGGCGCCCGAGCGGGTCGTGGGCACCCTGCCGGTGGAGGGCAACACCCAGCCCTACGGGCTGCTGCACGGCGGCGCCTCCGCCGTGCTCGCCGAGACGCTCGGCTCCGTCGGCGCGATGCTGCACGGCGGCCCGGCGAAGCTCGCGGTCGGCGTCGACCTCAACTGCACCCACCACCGGGGCGCGCGCTCCGGCGTGGTCACGGGCGTGGCCACGCCGGTGCACCGCGGCCGGTCCACCGCGACGTACGAGATCGTCGTCAGCGACGAGGAGGGCCGCCGGGTGTGCACCGCACGGCTCACCTGCCTGCTGCGCGACGCCTGACCCGCGGCCGGCCGGGATCACGGCGGCGACCGCGGCGCGCGGCACGGACCCGGGGATGAGAAGCTCATGAGAACCGCTCACCCACTACGCTCAGACGCACCGCCCCCGGGACCCGTCCCTCTCATCCCGCTCTCAGGGTTCTCAGCACCCCCTCACCCCTGGTGGCGCCGACGCCCCGTGCGGAATTCACCCGTCCGGGCGGTGCGAAGCAGTGCTCCGTACGGGACGCCGCAGGTCTGCGCGGGCCGTCCGAGGGCGCTGTGACCAGCGCCACGCCGCATCAATCAAACTGGCTATGACCTGCACGTTTAGTGAACATGCCGCTCGGGTACGTTGCCCGTCTCACAAACGCCTTCTAGCCTCGGGGCGCATGAACCTCCTCCGGAAGCTGAATCACAAGCTCGGCGCAACCACGGGTTTCGAGATCCGTAAGGCCGGGCTGCCGCACGTGCCTGCCCCGAAATCCGCCGGGGCCAAGGAGCCCGCCGAGCCGAAACCGGCCACGCAGGTCGCGTACCGCCCCCCGGAGGATCCCGAAGTCGACCGGCTGCTCCGGCGGCCCGTGTTCATCATGTCGCCGGTGCGCTCCGGCTCCACCCTGCTGCGCCTGCTCCTCAACGCGCACTCGCGTCTGCACTCGGCGCACGAGCTCCACTTCCGCCGGCTGGAGGTCAACGCCAGCACCAAGCTCGCCGAGCGCGCCATGGCGGAGCTGGGCCTGGAGCGCGGCGACCTGGAGCACCTGATCTGGGACCGGGTGCTCCACCGCGAGCTGGTCCGCTCCGGCAAGGACTTCCTGGTGGAGAAGACGCCCAGCAACACCTTCGCGTACAAGCGCATCGCCGCCTGCTGGCCCGACGCCCGCTTCATCTTCCTGCTCCGCCACCCCGCCTCCATCGCCCGCTCCTGGTACGAGGCCGACCCGGAGAAGCGCACCGAGGAGGAGGCCGCCCTCGACGCGCTGCGCTACATGCGCGCCACCGAACGCGCCCGCCAGGCCCTGCCGGGACACGTCGTGCGCTACGAGGAGCTGACCGACGACCCCGAGTCCGCCATGAAGGCCATCTGCTCCTACCTGGAGATCGACTTCGAGCCGGGCATGCTCGACTACGGCTCCCAGACCCAGACCAGCTACAAGAAGGGCCTGGGCGACTGGAAGGACAAGATCCGCAGCGGCCAGGTGCAGGCCGGCCGCGCGCTGCCCTCCGAGAAGGAGATCCCCGAGCCGCTGCGTGAGATCAGCGCCGCCTGGGGCTACCTCGCGGGCCAGGGGCCGGACACCACGGCGGCCACGGCCGCCGCCCGCGAGCCGCACGCCGAGATCGCGGAGGTCTGGCCCCGCGACGGCGCCGTACGCCTCACCGGCAGCCTGCACGGCGTCCCCGAGGGCGGCGACGGCCCCTGGACGGTGCTCCTCGTCCGGCGCGACCACGAGGACCAGCAGTTGCGCTACCCGGCGGAGCTGTCGGACGGCGGCTTCGACGTCACCGTGCCCGTGGCCGACCTGACGCCCGCGGGTCTTTCGACCCCGGCCCAGTGGGACATCCACCTGGCCGCCGGCGAGGGCGACGCGGAGGTCCGGCTGCGCGCGGGCCGCCACCTCGACGGGATCACCGGCAAGAAGAACATCATGGTCTTCCCCGGCCAGCCCGCCCAGGTCGACGGCGCCGACGTCGAGGTCAAGCCGTACTACACGATCAAGGACAACCTCTCCGTCGAGGTACTGCCGGCCTCATGAAGATCCGCTATCTGCTGATGCACGCCTACGGCACGGGCGGGACCATCCGCACCGTGTTCAACCAGGCCGGTTCCATGGCCGCCGCGGGCCACGACGTCGAGATCGCCAGCATGCAGCGCGGCCGCGACGAGCCTCACTTCCCCCTCCACCCCGACGTCACCGTCACCACCCTGGTGGACCAGCGCCCCGGCGCCCGCGAGGCGGAGCTGGCCGCGGCGGGCCCCCGGGCCGCGGAGAAGCGCGTCGAGCGGGAGGGCCAGCCGCCCCGGCACATCCCGCCCGGGGAGTTCGCGTACGAGCGCTACAACCGCCACATCGAGGACACCGTCATCGGCTGGCTGGAGCGGCAGAGCGACGCCGTGATCGTCCCGACCCGCCCCGGGCTGAACTTCCTGACGGCCAGGTTCACGCCCCGCTCCTGCCGGAAGATCGCCCAGGAGCACATGAACCTGGGCACGCACCCGGCGGACATCCGCGCCGCCATCCAGCGCGAGTACCCCCGCTTCGACGCCGTCGCCGTCCTCACCCACGGTGACCGCGAGGACTACCAGGAGCTGCTCCCCGACACCCGCGTCGTGCGCATCCCCAACGCCGTGCACACCGGGGAGAAGAAGCTCACCACCTACGCCAACCACATCGCCGTGGCCGCCGGCAGGCTCTTCCCGCAGAAGGGCTTCGACATGCTGATCCCGGCGTGGGCGCAGCTCGTGGAGAAGTTCCCCGACTGGCAGTTGCGTATCTTCGGCACCGGCGAGAAGAAGGCCGAGCTGCGCCGTCTGATCAACGAGAACCACCTCTACAACCACGTCTTTCTGATGGGGCACACGCACAAACTGGACGACGAACTTGCGAGAGCGTCCTTTTATGTGCTCAGCTCGCGGTTCGAGGGTTTGCCCATGGTGATGATCGAATCGATGACCCACGGACTCCCCGTGGTGAGCTTCGACTGTCCGACGGGCCCCGCCGACGTGCTCACCCACGGGAAGGACGGCCTGCTGGTGCGCCGCAAGGACGTGGACGGGCTCGCCGAGGCCATGGGACAGCTCATGGACGACGAGGGCCTGCGGGCCGACATGGGAGCGGCGGCACTGCAGACGTCGCGCTCCTACACTCCCGAGGCGGTCCATCCGCAGTGGGAGGCACTGTTCGAGGAGATTCACGGGAGTGGGAGTGCCTGACAACGCACCCGGCGCCGACGACGTACACGCGCGCGGCGCCACGATCTGGCTCACCGGCCTGCCCAGCGCCGGCAAGACGACGCTGGCGCGCGCCTTCGGCGAACGGCTCCGGGCCGCCGGCCACCGGGTGGAGCTCCTGGACGGCGACGAGATCCGGGAATTCCTCACCGCCGGCCTCGGTTACTCGCGGGAGGACCGCGACACGAACGTGCAGCGCATCGGCTTCGTCGCCGAACTGCTCGCGTCGCACGGCGTGAAGGTCCTCGTGCCGGTGATCGCCCCGTACGCGGACAGCCGCGAGGCCGTGCGCAAGCGCCACCAGACGGAGGGTACGACGTATGTGGAGGTGCACGTGGCGACGCCCGTCGACGTCTGCGCCGAGCGCGACGTGAAGGGCCTCTACGCCAAGCAGGCGGCCGGCGAGATCTCCGGCCTCACCGGCGTGGACGACCCGTACGAGCCGCCCGCGGCCCCCGATCTGCGCATCCCCACACACGAGCAGAGTGTCGAAGAATCCGCGGCGATGCTTCACGCCGCACTGGTGGAACGAGGTCTCGCATGAGCCAGTTCGGGCAGGCCACCGCCCAGGACTTCCAGTTGCCCCACCTGGACGTGCTGGAGTCGGAGGCGGTGCACATCTTCCGCGAGGTCGCGGGTGAGTTCGAGCGTCCGGTGATTCTCTTCTCCGGCGGCAAGGACTCCATCGTGATGCTCCACCTGGCGCTGAAGGCGTTCGCGCCCGCGCCGCCGCCGTTCGCGCTCCTGCACGTGGACACGGGACACAACTTCCCCGAGGTCCTGGAGTACCGCGACCGCGTCGCCGCACAGCACAACCTGCGGCTGCACGTCGCCTCCGTCCAGGACTTCATCGACCGCGGCGAGCTCAAGGAGCGCGCCGACGGCACCCGCAACCCGCTGCAGACCGTGCCGCTGCTGCGGGCCATCGAGGAGGCCCGCTACGACGCCGTCTTCGGCGGCGGCCGGCGCGACGAGGAGAAGGCCCGCGCCAAGGAGCGCATCTTCTCCCTGCGCGACGAGTTCGGCGGCTGGGACCCGCGCCGCCAGCGCCCCGAGCTGTGGCAGCTCTACAACGGCAAGCACGCCGTCGGCGAGCACGTCCGGGTCTTCCCGCTGTCCAACTTCACCGAGCTGGACGTCTGGCAGTACATCGCCCGCGAGAAGATCGTGCTCCCGGAGATCTACTACGCGCACCGCCGCGAGGTCTTCCTCCGCAGCGGCATGTGGCTCGCCCCCGGCGACTGGGGCGGCGCCAAGCAGGGCGAGCGCGTCGAGACCCGCATGGTGCGCTACCGCACCGTCGGCGACATGTCCTGCACCGGCGCCGTCGACTCCGACGCCGACACCATCGAGAAGGTCATCGCCGAGATCGCCGCCACCCGCCTCACCGAGCGCGGCGCCACCCGGGCCGACGACAAGATGTCCGAGGCCGCCATGGAAGACCGCAAGCGCGAAGGCTACTTCTGATCATGACCGTGAACCCACCCACCACCACGGAGCCGGCCGCGCTCACCGAGGTCTCGCTGCTGCGCTTCGCCACCGCGGGCAGCGTCGACGACGGCAAGTCGACCCTCGTCGGCCGGCTGCTGCACGACTCCAAGTCGGTACTCGCCGACCAGTTGGAGGCCGTCGAGCGCGCCTCCGCCAGCCGCGGCCAGGAGGCCCCCGACCTGGCGCTGCTCACCGACGGGCTGCGCGCCGAGCGCGAGCAGGGCATCACCATCGACGTGGCGTACCGCTACTTCGCCACGCCCCGGCGCCGCTTCATCCTCGCCGACACCCCCGGCCACGTGCAGTACACCCGCAACATGGTCACCGGCGCCTCCACCGCCGAGCTGGCGGTCATCCTCGTGGACGCCCGGCACGGCGTCGTCGAGCAGACCCGCCGGCACGCCGCGGTCGCCGCGCTGCTGCGCGTGCCGCACGTGGTCCTGGCCGTCAACAAGATGGACCTCGTCGGCTACGCCGAGGACGTCTTCGCCACGATCGCCGCCGAGTTCACCAAGTACGCCAAGGCCCTCGGCGTGCCCGCCGTGACCACCATCCCCATCTCGGCGCTGGAGGGCGACAACGTCGTCACCCCGTCGGCCACCATGGACTGGTACGCGGGCCCCACGGTGCTGGAGCACCTGGAGACCGTGCAGATCGACCACGACCCGCGCGGCCGCGTGACCCGCTTCCCCGTGCAGTACGTGATCCGCCCGCAGACCGCGGACCACCGCGACTACCGCGGCTACGCCGGGAAGATCGCCTCCGGCATCTTCCACGTCGGCCAGCCGGTCACCGTGCTGCCGTCCGGCCACACCTCCAGCATCGCCGCCATCGACGTGCTGGGCGAGAGCGTCGACGCCGCCTGGGCGCCCCAGTCGGTCACCATCCGGCTCGCCGACGACATCGACATCTCCCGCGGCGACATGATCGCCCCCACCGAGCAGGCCCCCGAGGCCACGCAGGACATCCAGGCCACCGTCTGCCACCTGCACGACACCGCGCTCACCCCCGGCGCCCGGGTGCTGCTCAAGCACACCACCCGCACCGTCAAGGCGATCGTCAAGCAGATCCCCGACCGGCTCACCCTCGACGACCTCTCCCACCACCCCGCCCCGGGGTCCCTGGAGGTCAACGACATCGGCCGCGTCGTACTCCGCACCTCGGAGCCGCTGCCCATGGACGCCTACGGAGACTGCCGGCGCACCGGCTCGTTCCTGCTGATCGACCCCGCCGACGGCGCCACCCTCGCCGCGGGCATGGCGGGCGCCGCGTTCGCGGGTGCGGACAGCGAGAAGCGGGCGGAGCTCGACGACGCCGAGTGGGACTTCTGACCGCGTCCCGCCCGGCCGCGGGACGCTGACGGCGCCCCGCGGCCCGCGGACCGCCTCGGTAGCCGAAACGGCGGCGGGAAGGGGCTTCAGCCCCGGCTCCCGCCGCCGTTCGCGCACGTTCGGTAGTCGGACGCGGGCGTGCACGGCCCCCTGCCCCGACGGGCGAACGCCCTTACTCTGTCGGCCATGAGCGCGCCCACCCGGCCGGAGCCCGGCCCCGAGCCGGACCCCGGCCCGCCCGCGGAGATCCTCGGCGGCGGCTCCGCGGAACCGCGCCTCGGCGAGCGCTGGACGGCGCTGCCGCCCCGCTCCCGCCGGCTCGCCGCCACCGGCGCCGGCCTCGCCGCGCTGGCCGCTCTCGGCGCATACGTCCTGGCCACACGGCCGGAGCCGGAGCCGCCCGCGCCCGTGCCGTACCCGATCCAGTCGACGGACTTCTCCTTTCTCGGGATAGAAACCCCCAAAACCGGCGATACCGCT
Proteins encoded:
- a CDS encoding sulfotransferase; translated protein: MNLLRKLNHKLGATTGFEIRKAGLPHVPAPKSAGAKEPAEPKPATQVAYRPPEDPEVDRLLRRPVFIMSPVRSGSTLLRLLLNAHSRLHSAHELHFRRLEVNASTKLAERAMAELGLERGDLEHLIWDRVLHRELVRSGKDFLVEKTPSNTFAYKRIAACWPDARFIFLLRHPASIARSWYEADPEKRTEEEAALDALRYMRATERARQALPGHVVRYEELTDDPESAMKAICSYLEIDFEPGMLDYGSQTQTSYKKGLGDWKDKIRSGQVQAGRALPSEKEIPEPLREISAAWGYLAGQGPDTTAATAAAREPHAEIAEVWPRDGAVRLTGSLHGVPEGGDGPWTVLLVRRDHEDQQLRYPAELSDGGFDVTVPVADLTPAGLSTPAQWDIHLAAGEGDAEVRLRAGRHLDGITGKKNIMVFPGQPAQVDGADVEVKPYYTIKDNLSVEVLPAS
- the cysC gene encoding adenylyl-sulfate kinase; its protein translation is MPDNAPGADDVHARGATIWLTGLPSAGKTTLARAFGERLRAAGHRVELLDGDEIREFLTAGLGYSREDRDTNVQRIGFVAELLASHGVKVLVPVIAPYADSREAVRKRHQTEGTTYVEVHVATPVDVCAERDVKGLYAKQAAGEISGLTGVDDPYEPPAAPDLRIPTHEQSVEESAAMLHAALVERGLA
- a CDS encoding GTP-binding protein, producing MTVNPPTTTEPAALTEVSLLRFATAGSVDDGKSTLVGRLLHDSKSVLADQLEAVERASASRGQEAPDLALLTDGLRAEREQGITIDVAYRYFATPRRRFILADTPGHVQYTRNMVTGASTAELAVILVDARHGVVEQTRRHAAVAALLRVPHVVLAVNKMDLVGYAEDVFATIAAEFTKYAKALGVPAVTTIPISALEGDNVVTPSATMDWYAGPTVLEHLETVQIDHDPRGRVTRFPVQYVIRPQTADHRDYRGYAGKIASGIFHVGQPVTVLPSGHTSSIAAIDVLGESVDAAWAPQSVTIRLADDIDISRGDMIAPTEQAPEATQDIQATVCHLHDTALTPGARVLLKHTTRTVKAIVKQIPDRLTLDDLSHHPAPGSLEVNDIGRVVLRTSEPLPMDAYGDCRRTGSFLLIDPADGATLAAGMAGAAFAGADSEKRAELDDAEWDF
- a CDS encoding glycosyltransferase family 4 protein → MKIRYLLMHAYGTGGTIRTVFNQAGSMAAAGHDVEIASMQRGRDEPHFPLHPDVTVTTLVDQRPGAREAELAAAGPRAAEKRVEREGQPPRHIPPGEFAYERYNRHIEDTVIGWLERQSDAVIVPTRPGLNFLTARFTPRSCRKIAQEHMNLGTHPADIRAAIQREYPRFDAVAVLTHGDREDYQELLPDTRVVRIPNAVHTGEKKLTTYANHIAVAAGRLFPQKGFDMLIPAWAQLVEKFPDWQLRIFGTGEKKAELRRLINENHLYNHVFLMGHTHKLDDELARASFYVLSSRFEGLPMVMIESMTHGLPVVSFDCPTGPADVLTHGKDGLLVRRKDVDGLAEAMGQLMDDEGLRADMGAAALQTSRSYTPEAVHPQWEALFEEIHGSGSA
- a CDS encoding hotdog fold thioesterase, with translation MGEHTTTKFPQEILDEFAGVGVDLEKLFSAGALGQRMGLRVLEAAPERVVGTLPVEGNTQPYGLLHGGASAVLAETLGSVGAMLHGGPAKLAVGVDLNCTHHRGARSGVVTGVATPVHRGRSTATYEIVVSDEEGRRVCTARLTCLLRDA
- the cysD gene encoding sulfate adenylyltransferase subunit CysD, with product MSQFGQATAQDFQLPHLDVLESEAVHIFREVAGEFERPVILFSGGKDSIVMLHLALKAFAPAPPPFALLHVDTGHNFPEVLEYRDRVAAQHNLRLHVASVQDFIDRGELKERADGTRNPLQTVPLLRAIEEARYDAVFGGGRRDEEKARAKERIFSLRDEFGGWDPRRQRPELWQLYNGKHAVGEHVRVFPLSNFTELDVWQYIAREKIVLPEIYYAHRREVFLRSGMWLAPGDWGGAKQGERVETRMVRYRTVGDMSCTGAVDSDADTIEKVIAEIAATRLTERGATRADDKMSEAAMEDRKREGYF